A genomic segment from Drosophila miranda strain MSH22 chromosome 3, D.miranda_PacBio2.1, whole genome shotgun sequence encodes:
- the LOC108159876 gene encoding KN motif and ankyrin repeat domain-containing protein 2 isoform X1, with the protein MILSSQPQYNESEFAEKIRHLTPTEQEAVKRFWRSLVLRSQRAFIEENARQVAGGSTNSSISSPESSGMNRSVRSCNCCPYGYHIDLDFVRYCEALAQAKPSEEEQRRRDRRRSRKSMEVMLGFESLFGGDWQAESRVQGRLAEAAHESDPDSPRGVGGAGLSQSYTTTPCYRPRSSSVPRFTYGSIPPRAESPFGTASSTCSSFRGGVESDAGIYQQRHQSYGRAAISPPETRAFLHDALDEVCSDFERTLERTSVKRRKAGAPYAGGSLSMDRNNNKLMLNLSPRNGYGQTEARDRRLGNSTWDRYFDVADSCIAGNRSPTSTPHLFLRSNTLPLQQRPSPAEVQYESYVQATVAANAKSPVEQLESPKVAGSAPPPPPRRHHLLATPKEGEKENGIGTGTGTMSSFMQSPVNSEAGQTTADAQALFQIREQMALSLKRLKDLEEQVKVIPDMESELNSLRSEKQRLLRKNEELVRGQRQTPSPPSPGLKNASPVQFTPQRISPISLESLGARMRSSSTSASPSPSIIRRDVSTQAATRVTATRDVAVGSTLSTRHVATQEAAAIYSQAELEEKIDVALSSHQQKQLKKLITVGTQMYVPKREQRDSGMQTVAERPKLKYNVGVTAKPTTRENFTSCKPDVRTVGSSEHRIDEELCEKCAISKRSVGCGPEVPPEKPKPPPQMPGRSNTFSLGENESLTLIRKAVGCQTPVTLVHSAGSQTAMTTVRSTGAQVTPQQQHAVVQCGAEQSTRQTDTDGLQRLSRSDTKTEQVAESVPRPQTRHTACNTEQEREQIKVPATTHSACNTDEIRKRDVGCGEIVKPHISIACAANYCDSCKEAIQDLAKGFSKVSPATTPAPTKPGTVRRSTSADSRIPRPKHITSPSPVRRELKRQNTYTLATPSQTPSPQVERKTRLSSLQEKPPTMSSFHSPDSSGESQSFIRQPSSQQSPLLDFSQVGDDELIVREEKRVSISWSRDVSPAPLMTSSATTSGTNKSVSPEQGQEQEQEQEQEQAMSTSCDSSPPLDVQIAQGARKKSSTPLKSSQSEESQVTVIERPATKAQLHQLAQAESEPRKKTDIPKSLVDALKVINDSLLKRLEAKPISSQSLKSAKTTIQEHWFRNSSTGKADPHEVEDHLDFFESLSVPLLEYCVNLSDNNGNTAMHYAVSHGNFDVVSILLDSKVCNVNQTNNAGYTCVMLVSLAKLKQPSHRTVVERLFKMADVNIRAKKHCQTALMLAVSHGNGDMVAMLLEAGADINIQDEDGSTALMCAAEHGRVDVVKHLLSSPECDSLIQDVDGSTAFKIAWQAGHRDVGLLLYVHEQMLRSKLPNRGETARSSLLSMALHSRQSPE; encoded by the exons CTCGTCAGGTGGCTGGCGGCAGCACCAACAGCTCCATCTCCAGTCCCGAGTCGTCGGGGATGAACCGCTCGGTCCGCAGCTGCAACTGCTGCCCCTATGGCTACCACATCGACCTGGACTTTGTGCGCTACTGCGAGGCGCTGgcccaggccaagcccagcgaGGAGGAGCAGCGGCGCAGGGATCGCCGTCGCTCGCGGAAGTCCATGGAGGTCATGCTCGGCTTCGAGAGCCTCTTCGGCGGCGACTGGCAGGCGGAGTCACGTGTCCAGGGCCGGCTGGCGGAG GCCGCACATGAAAGCGATCCAGATTCGCCACGCGGAGTCGGAGGAGCAGGTCTGTCGCAGTCCTATACCACAACGCCGTGCTATCGGCCACGCTCATCGTCTGTGCCTCGCTTCACTTACGGCAGCATCCCCCCAAGAGCCGAGTCGCCATTCGGCACCGCCTCCTCCACGTGCTCCTCCTTTCGCGGCGGCGTCGAGAGTGATGCGGGGATCTATCAACAGCGCCATCAGAGCTACGGTCGGGCGGCCATCAGTCCGCCGGAGACGCGGGCCTTCCTCCACGACGCCCTGGACGAGGTCTGCAGCGATTTCGAGCGCACTCTCGAACGGACATCGGTCAAGCGGCGCAAGGCGGGTGCCCCCTATGCGGGAGGCTCCCTTTCCATGGACAGGAACAACAATAAGTTGATGTTGAACCTGAGTCCGCGCAACGGCTATGGCCAGACGGAGGCCCGTGATCGGCGCCTGGGAAACAGCACGTGGGACCGGTACTTTGATGTGGCAG ACTCCTGCATAGCGGGCAACCGATCGCCGACGAGCACTCCGCACCTCTTCCTGCGCTCCAACACGCTCCCTCTGCAGCAGCGGCCCAGCCCCGCGGAGGTGCAGTATGAGAGCTATGTGCAGGCCACGGTGGCGGCCAATGCCAAGTCACCGGTGGAACAACTGGAATCGCCGAAGGTCGCAGGAAGTGCACCGCCGCCCCCCCCACGTCGCCATCACCTCCTGGCCACCCCCAAGGAGGGGGAGAAGGAGAATGGGATCGGCACCGGAACCGGAACCATGAGCAGCTTCATGCAGTCGCCGGTGAATTCGGAAGCGGGTCAGACGACGGCGGATGCCCAGGCTCTGTTCCAGATTCGCGAGCAGATGGCCTTGAGCCTGAAACGTCTGAAGGATCTGGAGGAGCAGGTCAAGGTCATACCCGACATGGAG TCGGAACTCAATTCACTGCGCTCGGAGAAGCAGCGTCTGCTCCGGAAGAACGAGGAGCTTGTGCGTGGACAACGGCAGACACCCTCGCCACCGAGTCCGGGTCTGAAGAACGCCTCACCCGTGCAGTTCACGCCACAGCGCATAAGTCCCATCTCGCTGGAGAGCCTGGGGGCGCGCATGCGTAGCAGTTCGACCTCGGCCTCGCCTTCGCCCAGCATCATTCGACGCGATGTGTCCACCCAGGCGGCCACAAGGGTGACAGCCACCCGAGACGTGGCCGTTGGCTCCACGTTGAGCACCCGTCACGTGGCCACCCAAGAGGCGGCGGCCATTTACTCTCAAgcggaactggaggagaagaTCGATGTGGCCCTGAGCAGCCACCAGCAGAAGCAGCTGAAGAAGCTCATCACAGTGGGCACACAGATGTACGTGCCGAAGCGGGAGCAGCGTGACTCGGGGATGCAGACGGTGGCGGAGCGACCGAAGCTCAAGTACAATGTGGGAGTCACTGCCAAGCCCACGACGAGGGAGAACTTCACCAGCTGCAAGCCGGATGTGCGCACTGTGGGCAGCTCCGAGCACCGCATCGACGAAGAGCTCTGCGAGAAGTGTGCCATCAGCAAGCGATCAGTTGGCTGCGGTCCGGAAGTACCCCCGGAGAAACCAAAGCCACCGCCACAGATGCCGGGACGCAGCAACACCTTCAGCCTCGGAGAGAACGAATCGCTTACTCTCATCCGAAAGGCAGTGGGCTGTCAGACGCCAGTTACCTTGGTGCACAGTGCTGGTAGTCAGACGGCGATGACTACGGTCCGTTCAACCGGAGCTCAGGTgacgccgcagcagcagcacgcgGTGGTGCAGTGcggggcagagcagagcactCGCCAAACGGACACCGACGGCCTGCAGCGCCTCTCGAGGAGCGACACAAAGACGGAACAGGTGGCCGAGTCGGTGCCACGCCCACAGACACGCCACACAGCCTGCAATACGGAGCAGGAGCGGGAGCAGATCAAGGTACCCGCCACCACCCACTCCGCCTGCAACACGGATGAAATTCGCAAACGGGATGTGGGCTGCGGCGAAATTGTGAAGCCCCACATATCGATTGCCTGTGCGGCCAACTACTGTGATTCCTGCAAGGAGGCAATCCAGGACCTGGCCAAGGGCTTCTCGAAGGTCAGCCCAGCCACCACTCCCGCACCGACCAAGCCGGGAACAGTACGTCGCTCCACTTCGGCGGACTCGCGCATACCGCGACCCAAACACATTACTAGTCCCAGTCCGGTGCGGCGGGAGCTCAAGCGGCAGAATACCTACACACTGGCCACGCCCTCACAGACGCCCAGTCCACAGGTGGAGCGGAAAACGCGACTGAG CTCCCTACAGGAGAAGCCACCGACTATGTCGAGCTTCCATTCACCAGATTCGTCCGGGGAGTCACAAAGTTTTATCAGACAGCCGTCCAGCCAACAGAGCCCTTTATTGGACTTCAGCCAGGTGGGTGACGATGAGCTGATTGTGCGCGAGGAGAAGCGCGTCAGCATCAGCTGGTCACGCGATGTCTCCCCCGCACCACTGATGACATCCTCGGCCACCACATCGGGCACAAACAAGTCGGTCTCGCCGGAGCAGggccaggagcaggagcaggagcaggagcaggagcaagCCATGAGCACTTCCTGTGATTCCAGCCCGCCCTTGGATGTGCAGATTGCTCAGGGAGCACGCAAGAAGTCCAGCACGCCGCTAAAATCTAGTCAAAGCGAGGAGTCCCAGGTGACTGTCATCGAGCGACCGGCCACGAAGGCGCAGCTCCATCAGCTGGCCCAGGCGGAGTCCGAGCCCCGAAAGAA AACCGATATACCCAAGAGCCTGGTGGATGCCCTCAAAGTCATCAATGATTCACTGCTGAAGAGGCTCGAAGCCAAGCCCATCTCCTCGCAGAGCCTCAAGTCAGCCAAGACGACCATTCAGGAGCATTGGTTCCGAAACTCCAGCACTGGAAAGGCCGATCCCCATGAGGTGGAGGACCACTTGGACTTCTTTGAGTCGCTGTCGGTGCCCTTGCTGGAGTATTGCGTTAACCTGTCCGACAACAAT GGCAACACAGCCATGCATTATGCGGTCTCGCACGGCAACTTCGACGTGGTATCCATTCTGCTGGATTCGAAGGTTTGCAACGTAAACCAAACGAATAACGCCGGATACACGTGTGTGATGCTCGTATCGTTGGCCAAGCTAAAGCAACCGTCCCATCGGACAGTCGTGGAGCGACTGTTCAAGATGGCCGATGTCAACATACGCGCCAAGAAG CACTGCCAGACCGCGCTGATGCTCGCTGTGTCGCATGGTAATGGCGACATGGTCGCCATGCTGCTGGAAGCCGGAGCAGATATCAATATCCAGGACGAGGATGGCAGCACGGCTCTAATGTGCGCCGCCGAGCACGGTCGGGTGGACGTGGTCAAGCACTTGCTGTCCAGTCCAGAATGCGACTCGCTGATACAAGATGTG GATGGCAGCACGGCCTTCAAGATTGCCTGGCAGGCCGGGCACCGGGATGTGGGCCTGCTCCTCTACGTCCACGAGCAGATGCTGCGCAGCAAGCTGCCCAATCGCGGTGAGACCGCCAGGAGCTCGCTCCTCTCAATGGCGCTCCACAGCCGCCAGTCCCCGGAGTAA
- the LOC108159876 gene encoding KN motif and ankyrin repeat domain-containing protein 2 isoform X5 — protein MVYPVFNNMLAILRKIKHELVQNSCIAGNRSPTSTPHLFLRSNTLPLQQRPSPAEVQYESYVQATVAANAKSPVEQLESPKVAGSAPPPPPRRHHLLATPKEGEKENGIGTGTGTMSSFMQSPVNSEAGQTTADAQALFQIREQMALSLKRLKDLEEQVKVIPDMESELNSLRSEKQRLLRKNEELVRGQRQTPSPPSPGLKNASPVQFTPQRISPISLESLGARMRSSSTSASPSPSIIRRDVSTQAATRVTATRDVAVGSTLSTRHVATQEAAAIYSQAELEEKIDVALSSHQQKQLKKLITVGTQMYVPKREQRDSGMQTVAERPKLKYNVGVTAKPTTRENFTSCKPDVRTVGSSEHRIDEELCEKCAISKRSVGCGPEVPPEKPKPPPQMPGRSNTFSLGENESLTLIRKAVGCQTPVTLVHSAGSQTAMTTVRSTGAQVTPQQQHAVVQCGAEQSTRQTDTDGLQRLSRSDTKTEQVAESVPRPQTRHTACNTEQEREQIKVPATTHSACNTDEIRKRDVGCGEIVKPHISIACAANYCDSCKEAIQDLAKGFSKVSPATTPAPTKPGTVRRSTSADSRIPRPKHITSPSPVRRELKRQNTYTLATPSQTPSPQVERKTRLSSLQEKPPTMSSFHSPDSSGESQSFIRQPSSQQSPLLDFSQVGDDELIVREEKRVSISWSRDVSPAPLMTSSATTSGTNKSVSPEQGQEQEQEQEQEQAMSTSCDSSPPLDVQIAQGARKKSSTPLKSSQSEESQVTVIERPATKAQLHQLAQAESEPRKKTDIPKSLVDALKVINDSLLKRLEAKPISSQSLKSAKTTIQEHWFRNSSTGKADPHEVEDHLDFFESLSVPLLEYCVNLSDNNGNTAMHYAVSHGNFDVVSILLDSKVCNVNQTNNAGYTCVMLVSLAKLKQPSHRTVVERLFKMADVNIRAKKHCQTALMLAVSHGNGDMVAMLLEAGADINIQDEDGSTALMCAAEHGRVDVVKHLLSSPECDSLIQDVDGSTAFKIAWQAGHRDVGLLLYVHEQMLRSKLPNRGETARSSLLSMALHSRQSPE, from the exons ATGGTGTACCCTGTTTTCAATAATATGCTAGCGATTCTAAGAAAAATCAAACACGAACTAGTGCAGA ACTCCTGCATAGCGGGCAACCGATCGCCGACGAGCACTCCGCACCTCTTCCTGCGCTCCAACACGCTCCCTCTGCAGCAGCGGCCCAGCCCCGCGGAGGTGCAGTATGAGAGCTATGTGCAGGCCACGGTGGCGGCCAATGCCAAGTCACCGGTGGAACAACTGGAATCGCCGAAGGTCGCAGGAAGTGCACCGCCGCCCCCCCCACGTCGCCATCACCTCCTGGCCACCCCCAAGGAGGGGGAGAAGGAGAATGGGATCGGCACCGGAACCGGAACCATGAGCAGCTTCATGCAGTCGCCGGTGAATTCGGAAGCGGGTCAGACGACGGCGGATGCCCAGGCTCTGTTCCAGATTCGCGAGCAGATGGCCTTGAGCCTGAAACGTCTGAAGGATCTGGAGGAGCAGGTCAAGGTCATACCCGACATGGAG TCGGAACTCAATTCACTGCGCTCGGAGAAGCAGCGTCTGCTCCGGAAGAACGAGGAGCTTGTGCGTGGACAACGGCAGACACCCTCGCCACCGAGTCCGGGTCTGAAGAACGCCTCACCCGTGCAGTTCACGCCACAGCGCATAAGTCCCATCTCGCTGGAGAGCCTGGGGGCGCGCATGCGTAGCAGTTCGACCTCGGCCTCGCCTTCGCCCAGCATCATTCGACGCGATGTGTCCACCCAGGCGGCCACAAGGGTGACAGCCACCCGAGACGTGGCCGTTGGCTCCACGTTGAGCACCCGTCACGTGGCCACCCAAGAGGCGGCGGCCATTTACTCTCAAgcggaactggaggagaagaTCGATGTGGCCCTGAGCAGCCACCAGCAGAAGCAGCTGAAGAAGCTCATCACAGTGGGCACACAGATGTACGTGCCGAAGCGGGAGCAGCGTGACTCGGGGATGCAGACGGTGGCGGAGCGACCGAAGCTCAAGTACAATGTGGGAGTCACTGCCAAGCCCACGACGAGGGAGAACTTCACCAGCTGCAAGCCGGATGTGCGCACTGTGGGCAGCTCCGAGCACCGCATCGACGAAGAGCTCTGCGAGAAGTGTGCCATCAGCAAGCGATCAGTTGGCTGCGGTCCGGAAGTACCCCCGGAGAAACCAAAGCCACCGCCACAGATGCCGGGACGCAGCAACACCTTCAGCCTCGGAGAGAACGAATCGCTTACTCTCATCCGAAAGGCAGTGGGCTGTCAGACGCCAGTTACCTTGGTGCACAGTGCTGGTAGTCAGACGGCGATGACTACGGTCCGTTCAACCGGAGCTCAGGTgacgccgcagcagcagcacgcgGTGGTGCAGTGcggggcagagcagagcactCGCCAAACGGACACCGACGGCCTGCAGCGCCTCTCGAGGAGCGACACAAAGACGGAACAGGTGGCCGAGTCGGTGCCACGCCCACAGACACGCCACACAGCCTGCAATACGGAGCAGGAGCGGGAGCAGATCAAGGTACCCGCCACCACCCACTCCGCCTGCAACACGGATGAAATTCGCAAACGGGATGTGGGCTGCGGCGAAATTGTGAAGCCCCACATATCGATTGCCTGTGCGGCCAACTACTGTGATTCCTGCAAGGAGGCAATCCAGGACCTGGCCAAGGGCTTCTCGAAGGTCAGCCCAGCCACCACTCCCGCACCGACCAAGCCGGGAACAGTACGTCGCTCCACTTCGGCGGACTCGCGCATACCGCGACCCAAACACATTACTAGTCCCAGTCCGGTGCGGCGGGAGCTCAAGCGGCAGAATACCTACACACTGGCCACGCCCTCACAGACGCCCAGTCCACAGGTGGAGCGGAAAACGCGACTGAG CTCCCTACAGGAGAAGCCACCGACTATGTCGAGCTTCCATTCACCAGATTCGTCCGGGGAGTCACAAAGTTTTATCAGACAGCCGTCCAGCCAACAGAGCCCTTTATTGGACTTCAGCCAGGTGGGTGACGATGAGCTGATTGTGCGCGAGGAGAAGCGCGTCAGCATCAGCTGGTCACGCGATGTCTCCCCCGCACCACTGATGACATCCTCGGCCACCACATCGGGCACAAACAAGTCGGTCTCGCCGGAGCAGggccaggagcaggagcaggagcaggagcaggagcaagCCATGAGCACTTCCTGTGATTCCAGCCCGCCCTTGGATGTGCAGATTGCTCAGGGAGCACGCAAGAAGTCCAGCACGCCGCTAAAATCTAGTCAAAGCGAGGAGTCCCAGGTGACTGTCATCGAGCGACCGGCCACGAAGGCGCAGCTCCATCAGCTGGCCCAGGCGGAGTCCGAGCCCCGAAAGAA AACCGATATACCCAAGAGCCTGGTGGATGCCCTCAAAGTCATCAATGATTCACTGCTGAAGAGGCTCGAAGCCAAGCCCATCTCCTCGCAGAGCCTCAAGTCAGCCAAGACGACCATTCAGGAGCATTGGTTCCGAAACTCCAGCACTGGAAAGGCCGATCCCCATGAGGTGGAGGACCACTTGGACTTCTTTGAGTCGCTGTCGGTGCCCTTGCTGGAGTATTGCGTTAACCTGTCCGACAACAAT GGCAACACAGCCATGCATTATGCGGTCTCGCACGGCAACTTCGACGTGGTATCCATTCTGCTGGATTCGAAGGTTTGCAACGTAAACCAAACGAATAACGCCGGATACACGTGTGTGATGCTCGTATCGTTGGCCAAGCTAAAGCAACCGTCCCATCGGACAGTCGTGGAGCGACTGTTCAAGATGGCCGATGTCAACATACGCGCCAAGAAG CACTGCCAGACCGCGCTGATGCTCGCTGTGTCGCATGGTAATGGCGACATGGTCGCCATGCTGCTGGAAGCCGGAGCAGATATCAATATCCAGGACGAGGATGGCAGCACGGCTCTAATGTGCGCCGCCGAGCACGGTCGGGTGGACGTGGTCAAGCACTTGCTGTCCAGTCCAGAATGCGACTCGCTGATACAAGATGTG GATGGCAGCACGGCCTTCAAGATTGCCTGGCAGGCCGGGCACCGGGATGTGGGCCTGCTCCTCTACGTCCACGAGCAGATGCTGCGCAGCAAGCTGCCCAATCGCGGTGAGACCGCCAGGAGCTCGCTCCTCTCAATGGCGCTCCACAGCCGCCAGTCCCCGGAGTAA
- the LOC108159876 gene encoding KN motif and ankyrin repeat domain-containing protein 2 isoform X4, translated as MYATADDALPRRRRRQAQRSPKHKTEPKTSSGKSWWSDYSCIAGNRSPTSTPHLFLRSNTLPLQQRPSPAEVQYESYVQATVAANAKSPVEQLESPKVAGSAPPPPPRRHHLLATPKEGEKENGIGTGTGTMSSFMQSPVNSEAGQTTADAQALFQIREQMALSLKRLKDLEEQVKVIPDMESELNSLRSEKQRLLRKNEELVRGQRQTPSPPSPGLKNASPVQFTPQRISPISLESLGARMRSSSTSASPSPSIIRRDVSTQAATRVTATRDVAVGSTLSTRHVATQEAAAIYSQAELEEKIDVALSSHQQKQLKKLITVGTQMYVPKREQRDSGMQTVAERPKLKYNVGVTAKPTTRENFTSCKPDVRTVGSSEHRIDEELCEKCAISKRSVGCGPEVPPEKPKPPPQMPGRSNTFSLGENESLTLIRKAVGCQTPVTLVHSAGSQTAMTTVRSTGAQVTPQQQHAVVQCGAEQSTRQTDTDGLQRLSRSDTKTEQVAESVPRPQTRHTACNTEQEREQIKVPATTHSACNTDEIRKRDVGCGEIVKPHISIACAANYCDSCKEAIQDLAKGFSKVSPATTPAPTKPGTVRRSTSADSRIPRPKHITSPSPVRRELKRQNTYTLATPSQTPSPQVERKTRLSSLQEKPPTMSSFHSPDSSGESQSFIRQPSSQQSPLLDFSQVGDDELIVREEKRVSISWSRDVSPAPLMTSSATTSGTNKSVSPEQGQEQEQEQEQEQAMSTSCDSSPPLDVQIAQGARKKSSTPLKSSQSEESQVTVIERPATKAQLHQLAQAESEPRKKTDIPKSLVDALKVINDSLLKRLEAKPISSQSLKSAKTTIQEHWFRNSSTGKADPHEVEDHLDFFESLSVPLLEYCVNLSDNNGNTAMHYAVSHGNFDVVSILLDSKVCNVNQTNNAGYTCVMLVSLAKLKQPSHRTVVERLFKMADVNIRAKKHCQTALMLAVSHGNGDMVAMLLEAGADINIQDEDGSTALMCAAEHGRVDVVKHLLSSPECDSLIQDVDGSTAFKIAWQAGHRDVGLLLYVHEQMLRSKLPNRGETARSSLLSMALHSRQSPE; from the exons ATGTATGCCACAGCCGATGATGCCCTGCCACGGAGACGTCGGCGGCAGGCCCAGAGGAGCCCCAAACACAAGACGGAACCAAAGACCAGTTCGGGCAAGAGCTGGTGGAGCGACT ACTCCTGCATAGCGGGCAACCGATCGCCGACGAGCACTCCGCACCTCTTCCTGCGCTCCAACACGCTCCCTCTGCAGCAGCGGCCCAGCCCCGCGGAGGTGCAGTATGAGAGCTATGTGCAGGCCACGGTGGCGGCCAATGCCAAGTCACCGGTGGAACAACTGGAATCGCCGAAGGTCGCAGGAAGTGCACCGCCGCCCCCCCCACGTCGCCATCACCTCCTGGCCACCCCCAAGGAGGGGGAGAAGGAGAATGGGATCGGCACCGGAACCGGAACCATGAGCAGCTTCATGCAGTCGCCGGTGAATTCGGAAGCGGGTCAGACGACGGCGGATGCCCAGGCTCTGTTCCAGATTCGCGAGCAGATGGCCTTGAGCCTGAAACGTCTGAAGGATCTGGAGGAGCAGGTCAAGGTCATACCCGACATGGAG TCGGAACTCAATTCACTGCGCTCGGAGAAGCAGCGTCTGCTCCGGAAGAACGAGGAGCTTGTGCGTGGACAACGGCAGACACCCTCGCCACCGAGTCCGGGTCTGAAGAACGCCTCACCCGTGCAGTTCACGCCACAGCGCATAAGTCCCATCTCGCTGGAGAGCCTGGGGGCGCGCATGCGTAGCAGTTCGACCTCGGCCTCGCCTTCGCCCAGCATCATTCGACGCGATGTGTCCACCCAGGCGGCCACAAGGGTGACAGCCACCCGAGACGTGGCCGTTGGCTCCACGTTGAGCACCCGTCACGTGGCCACCCAAGAGGCGGCGGCCATTTACTCTCAAgcggaactggaggagaagaTCGATGTGGCCCTGAGCAGCCACCAGCAGAAGCAGCTGAAGAAGCTCATCACAGTGGGCACACAGATGTACGTGCCGAAGCGGGAGCAGCGTGACTCGGGGATGCAGACGGTGGCGGAGCGACCGAAGCTCAAGTACAATGTGGGAGTCACTGCCAAGCCCACGACGAGGGAGAACTTCACCAGCTGCAAGCCGGATGTGCGCACTGTGGGCAGCTCCGAGCACCGCATCGACGAAGAGCTCTGCGAGAAGTGTGCCATCAGCAAGCGATCAGTTGGCTGCGGTCCGGAAGTACCCCCGGAGAAACCAAAGCCACCGCCACAGATGCCGGGACGCAGCAACACCTTCAGCCTCGGAGAGAACGAATCGCTTACTCTCATCCGAAAGGCAGTGGGCTGTCAGACGCCAGTTACCTTGGTGCACAGTGCTGGTAGTCAGACGGCGATGACTACGGTCCGTTCAACCGGAGCTCAGGTgacgccgcagcagcagcacgcgGTGGTGCAGTGcggggcagagcagagcactCGCCAAACGGACACCGACGGCCTGCAGCGCCTCTCGAGGAGCGACACAAAGACGGAACAGGTGGCCGAGTCGGTGCCACGCCCACAGACACGCCACACAGCCTGCAATACGGAGCAGGAGCGGGAGCAGATCAAGGTACCCGCCACCACCCACTCCGCCTGCAACACGGATGAAATTCGCAAACGGGATGTGGGCTGCGGCGAAATTGTGAAGCCCCACATATCGATTGCCTGTGCGGCCAACTACTGTGATTCCTGCAAGGAGGCAATCCAGGACCTGGCCAAGGGCTTCTCGAAGGTCAGCCCAGCCACCACTCCCGCACCGACCAAGCCGGGAACAGTACGTCGCTCCACTTCGGCGGACTCGCGCATACCGCGACCCAAACACATTACTAGTCCCAGTCCGGTGCGGCGGGAGCTCAAGCGGCAGAATACCTACACACTGGCCACGCCCTCACAGACGCCCAGTCCACAGGTGGAGCGGAAAACGCGACTGAG CTCCCTACAGGAGAAGCCACCGACTATGTCGAGCTTCCATTCACCAGATTCGTCCGGGGAGTCACAAAGTTTTATCAGACAGCCGTCCAGCCAACAGAGCCCTTTATTGGACTTCAGCCAGGTGGGTGACGATGAGCTGATTGTGCGCGAGGAGAAGCGCGTCAGCATCAGCTGGTCACGCGATGTCTCCCCCGCACCACTGATGACATCCTCGGCCACCACATCGGGCACAAACAAGTCGGTCTCGCCGGAGCAGggccaggagcaggagcaggagcaggagcaggagcaagCCATGAGCACTTCCTGTGATTCCAGCCCGCCCTTGGATGTGCAGATTGCTCAGGGAGCACGCAAGAAGTCCAGCACGCCGCTAAAATCTAGTCAAAGCGAGGAGTCCCAGGTGACTGTCATCGAGCGACCGGCCACGAAGGCGCAGCTCCATCAGCTGGCCCAGGCGGAGTCCGAGCCCCGAAAGAA AACCGATATACCCAAGAGCCTGGTGGATGCCCTCAAAGTCATCAATGATTCACTGCTGAAGAGGCTCGAAGCCAAGCCCATCTCCTCGCAGAGCCTCAAGTCAGCCAAGACGACCATTCAGGAGCATTGGTTCCGAAACTCCAGCACTGGAAAGGCCGATCCCCATGAGGTGGAGGACCACTTGGACTTCTTTGAGTCGCTGTCGGTGCCCTTGCTGGAGTATTGCGTTAACCTGTCCGACAACAAT GGCAACACAGCCATGCATTATGCGGTCTCGCACGGCAACTTCGACGTGGTATCCATTCTGCTGGATTCGAAGGTTTGCAACGTAAACCAAACGAATAACGCCGGATACACGTGTGTGATGCTCGTATCGTTGGCCAAGCTAAAGCAACCGTCCCATCGGACAGTCGTGGAGCGACTGTTCAAGATGGCCGATGTCAACATACGCGCCAAGAAG CACTGCCAGACCGCGCTGATGCTCGCTGTGTCGCATGGTAATGGCGACATGGTCGCCATGCTGCTGGAAGCCGGAGCAGATATCAATATCCAGGACGAGGATGGCAGCACGGCTCTAATGTGCGCCGCCGAGCACGGTCGGGTGGACGTGGTCAAGCACTTGCTGTCCAGTCCAGAATGCGACTCGCTGATACAAGATGTG GATGGCAGCACGGCCTTCAAGATTGCCTGGCAGGCCGGGCACCGGGATGTGGGCCTGCTCCTCTACGTCCACGAGCAGATGCTGCGCAGCAAGCTGCCCAATCGCGGTGAGACCGCCAGGAGCTCGCTCCTCTCAATGGCGCTCCACAGCCGCCAGTCCCCGGAGTAA